CGTGAACACAATTGATTCCCCCCACTGAGAGGACGGGATCGCTCGGTCGCGTGAGAGACGACTATCGATCGCGCTACCGGTCGCGTTCGAGAACGGAGCGCCGTCGCTCGTATTCCTCGTCATCGATATCTCCGCGGGCATACGCCGCACGGAGTTCTTCGAGCGCGGGGTCGGTGCTGGTAGTGCCATCACCCAGCGCTCGGTAGGCGAGATAGCCACCGCCGACGAGGACGGCGAGGAAGAGCAGTTGCATCCCGACACCGAGGAGAACGGTCCACCCGCCGACGGCTGTCACGTCGCCCATGTGTCCCCACATTCCGCCGGTCATCGGCCCCATTCCCATCATGCCGACGCCCATGCCGAGCCCCGGCAGGACGAGGAGGGCTCCGATGGCAAGCACGGCGAGCGTTGCGAGTCGTCGATCCGACGTTGTGTGAGTCATGTGTGAGCGGTCTATCGAGGTATCCATTCATACGGGTGGCGTGTTCATTGCTATTGTTCTTTGGATACTGTGGTTCCGAGTGGCGGTCGAGTTGTGATTCGAAGGCGGTAGGCGGGTCGACATTCGTTCGTGTGGACTCAGCGATACCTGAAGGAGGGTCGAACGACCGACGACCTGGCCACGAGCTCCCGGAGCGATACCATACTGGCTTCGGTGGAGTCAGACAGACGACGGTCGCGGATCACCACGAACCCTTTTCTTCGGGAATCGCCGTAGTATGAGTATGTCGACGACGATCGACATGCCCGACCCGACCCAGCAGTGTGCCTACTGTCAGTCCCGGATTTTCGATCACGATCCGATCTGTGTTCGAGACTGCAACGCCGATTGTGGCTCGCCAACCTACTTCTGCAACTATGCCTGTCTGTCGGCGTTCATCGACGACAACGACCTCACAATCGGCGACAGCTGTGAGTGGCGTCCCGACGAGGAGGGCTGTTGCTGATCTCGGATAGCAGACGGACGATACGAGTGGTGACGTGGCGAAGCGAACCTGGGGATGATTCAGGCCGACGCCTCGTAGCCGGCGTCTTCGACGGCACTGACCAGTGCCTCCGGGTCGGCAGCCCCTTCGATCGTTGCTGACTCGTCGTCGCGATCGGCCGTTGCTGAGGCGACGCCATCGAGTGCTTCGAGCGCCTCCTCGACGGTTTGCTCACAATGGTCGCAGGTCATCCCTTCAACAGTGATCGTCTGCGTCATACCCGTCACGAACCTAGGGGTGTCTCTGCTTTGTGATTTGCTGCTTTGAATCCAAAGTCAGATCAGATGTATAGATGAGAATGCAAACCAGGTTCCATGGCACCATACGTCGTCGAATCGGTATCGTCGGTAACGATCTCTGGACGTTTGTGGGGCGTGCCGTCCGCGAGCATCTCCGTCACCGTGCCGTGCTGTCGATCGATCTCGTCGCCGGAGGTGAATTCGAGCGGTCGTCCGAGTGCGTCACCGCAGGCCAACCCGAGGAGAACGCCTTCGGCAGCGTCGGTCGAAACCATGCGAGAACCCACGATTACCAGTCCGTTAAACCCACTCCCGCTCGGTAACTCCGATCCCGCCGTCGTCGTATCATTGATCCCCTCGCTCTCGCTTCTGAATCGTCATTGACTCCGTGAAGTGTATCTCCCGATCACCGTTGTACTCACTGACTTCGACCTCGTCGAAGACGTACGTCTCTCCCTCCGCCACGACTGGCGGGTCAGTTCGTTCCCACGAGACGAACTTGATCCGGCCATTCTCGTCCTCGAGTAGGCCCGCCTGTGCCTGGCTTTCGTGCGGGTCGTCCCACAGCGTGGCCACCGTCGCAGTGATGCGCACTCGCTCGCCGACCTCACCGGGATCGACGACGCTCTCACTCCGTGCGAGGTACGCGTCGATTTCGTCGAGAAATGCGGACTCCTCGCCAGCTTTCGTCAGCAGATCGAGCGTCGCTTCCGAGCGTGTCAGGGCGACGTAGAAGAGGCGGCGCTCCTCGGCCTCGGTGTTCGCCGAGACGTCACGGACAGGGTTCAAAAGTTCGTTGTTGCGGACGTCGGGTGCAAACCCGTCCTCGCCCCGGGCCACGTGAAGGAGAATGACGTGTGGCGCCTCGCGCCCTTTCGCCTGGTGGGCGGAGAAGACCGACACGCCAGCCTCGCTTCCAGCCGTTTCACCGTCGGGCCGATATCGATCCCCATCTCCCTTCCCGTCGTAGGGAATGCTCCGCGCTTCGAGCGCCTCCTTGACCTGATCGACGAACGGCGCGCCGCTATCGTATCGCGAGAGGATCATCACGTCCTCTGGATCACTGTCCTCGTTCAGGTACTGCTCGGCGAGATTCGCCGCGTACTCGCCGACCCGGTCCGCATACTGCCACTCGTCGTACCCGTCGAGGACGTGGAGCCGTGGTGTCGTCTCCCGGCCGCTGCAGGCCACGGGGCGCTTCTCGATCTGCGTGGGATTGTTCGCGATCAGGTCCGTACTCGCGTCCAGGACGGTCTCCGGGCAGCGATAGGTCTCGCGGAGTTCCGTGATCGCTGCCGGTCCGAAGTACTCCTCGAAGTCCACGAAATACTCGACGACAGCGCCACGGAACGCGTAGATGCTCTGCCAGTCGTCACCGACACAGAAGAGGTGCGGTGCGTCGGGGCCGTCGGTCAGCGCGTCGAGGAGTCTGATCTGACTGATCGCGACGTCCTGGAACTCGTCGACGAGGACGTGCTCGAACTGCGACTGGAAGTGGCCTGGATCCTCGCGAACGGCCGCGACGGCGTCGTAGATCATGTCGTCGAAGTCAACGAGATCGTTCCGCCGCTTCCAGTCCTCGTACTCCTCGAGGAGGATGGACCCACAGACGCCGAAGTGATACTTGCGGGGATCGTGCCGCGACAGATCGTCGCGTATCTCGTCGGGATCGGTATCGAAGGTCCCGGCGTTGTCGATGAACTTCGCGAAGAGTCCGACGAGGTGTTGCTCTCGCTCGTGGTCGTCGAGAGCGTGATCGACGAGGTCCTCGAAGCTCATCGGATCCAGTCGAACGCCACGTCTCGCGAGACGATGGGTGAGGGCTTTCTCCAGGGTACCTGCCCAGTATTCGAAATCGTAGGTTTCGACCAGGGTGTGGCCACTCGACTCGAACTGCTGGCGTGCCCACATGAGTTTCTCGCGGTACTCCTCGCTGGTCCAGGCAAACCACGGCGCGACGTCACCGTTCTCGTCGATCCCCCAGTGTTCGATGGTGATGTCGTATTCGGGCAGAGAGAAATCCGGGCTGTAGACGTCCCTGTCCTTGCCCGTCTCGGCCCATTCGGCGATCGCCTCGTACTGGTACTCGACGCCGTGCGTGAACAGGAAGTCCGCGATGGCCTTCTCGGCCTGCGATGCGACCGTCTCGCCGGCGAGCGTCTCGTAGGACCGCTCGGACCGCGCCCGGACGTACTCGGCTCGCGATTCGTGATCGTCGGGGACCGTGGTCTCGGTCGAGTAGTGGGTCAGAAACTGGCGATAGTGCCGGGCGAACGTGGGGTCGTCCCCATCGAGCTTGTCGCGGATCCGTTCCTCGACGAAGTTCCGACGGTCGCGATCATCGATCGTCGACCGATGGCCGTCCGTCGCCTGGCGTGCGATCCCGTTCGCGAAACTGTGGATCGTCTCCACGGTGACCTCGGTAATGCCGAATCGCTCTTCGAGGCGCTTCTGAATCTCGTCTCTGGCGTTCCGGGTGAGCGTCACGGCGGCAATCCGATCCGGATCGACACCTCGTTCGATCAGGTAGGCGATCCGATGGGTGAGGACGAGTGTCTTGCCTGTCCCCGCACCGGCGATGACCTGATTGTACTCGTCGTTCCGGACGACCGCTTTTCGCTGGTCGCGATTCAGATCGTGGCCTGCCTCGTCGATGTCCGTGAAGAGGTTCTCGTACTGCTCCAGTTGTCCCTTGACGAACGATTCGTTGTATCCGTCGAGACGTGCTGTGATTCCCTGTAGCTCCGATCTGATCGAGTCCAACCGATCGCGGTCTTCGTCCGTGTAGGGGAACGGCCACCTCGTCGATCGAAGTTCGTCGTACTCGTCGATCACACGCTGAAGGCTGTCGGAAAAGTCGCGTCGTTCTCGCGTCGTCAAGTAATGCTCACCGTTGAGGAGTGCTGTTTGTTCCTCGTTCAGCGAGGCGAGTTCGTCTTCGAGAGTCGCAAGTGCTGATTCGAATTCACGGCGTCGTTCGTCTGGATCGCCGAGCCACACTCGAACGAGAGGATCGGGGGCATACCGTCGGAACAGACGAACCGGCAGGGACGGCTCGTCGATCGGTTCGATTTTGTCTGCCCCGTCGATTCCCATAGCAGAATTTCTCTCGACGATCCCAAATAAACGTCCGGAACGTCGGCGACCCGTATTGATATGCGCCAGGAGGAGCCTATCACACAACTGTTCACAAGATTTTGTGTTCTATGAGATGTAGTGAAGCTGATACTCAGTAGATGGGCGTGTGGCCCACTGGGAGGTCCATCAATCTATATAAACTCCGCTAGCAGTGCAAGAT
The Halorhabdus rudnickae DNA segment above includes these coding regions:
- a CDS encoding ADP-ribosylglycohydrolase family protein is translated as MVSTDAAEGVLLGLACGDALGRPLEFTSGDEIDRQHGTVTEMLADGTPHKRPEIVTDDTDSTTYGAMEPGLHSHLYI
- a CDS encoding SHOCT domain-containing protein; the protein is MTHTTSDRRLATLAVLAIGALLVLPGLGMGVGMMGMGPMTGGMWGHMGDVTAVGGWTVLLGVGMQLLFLAVLVGGGYLAYRALGDGTTSTDPALEELRAAYARGDIDDEEYERRRSVLERDR
- a CDS encoding heavy-metal-associated domain-containing protein, with protein sequence MTQTITVEGMTCDHCEQTVEEALEALDGVASATADRDDESATIEGAADPEALVSAVEDAGYEASA
- a CDS encoding UvrD-helicase domain-containing protein; this encodes MGIDGADKIEPIDEPSLPVRLFRRYAPDPLVRVWLGDPDERRREFESALATLEDELASLNEEQTALLNGEHYLTTRERRDFSDSLQRVIDEYDELRSTRWPFPYTDEDRDRLDSIRSELQGITARLDGYNESFVKGQLEQYENLFTDIDEAGHDLNRDQRKAVVRNDEYNQVIAGAGTGKTLVLTHRIAYLIERGVDPDRIAAVTLTRNARDEIQKRLEERFGITEVTVETIHSFANGIARQATDGHRSTIDDRDRRNFVEERIRDKLDGDDPTFARHYRQFLTHYSTETTVPDDHESRAEYVRARSERSYETLAGETVASQAEKAIADFLFTHGVEYQYEAIAEWAETGKDRDVYSPDFSLPEYDITIEHWGIDENGDVAPWFAWTSEEYREKLMWARQQFESSGHTLVETYDFEYWAGTLEKALTHRLARRGVRLDPMSFEDLVDHALDDHEREQHLVGLFAKFIDNAGTFDTDPDEIRDDLSRHDPRKYHFGVCGSILLEEYEDWKRRNDLVDFDDMIYDAVAAVREDPGHFQSQFEHVLVDEFQDVAISQIRLLDALTDGPDAPHLFCVGDDWQSIYAFRGAVVEYFVDFEEYFGPAAITELRETYRCPETVLDASTDLIANNPTQIEKRPVACSGRETTPRLHVLDGYDEWQYADRVGEYAANLAEQYLNEDSDPEDVMILSRYDSGAPFVDQVKEALEARSIPYDGKGDGDRYRPDGETAGSEAGVSVFSAHQAKGREAPHVILLHVARGEDGFAPDVRNNELLNPVRDVSANTEAEERRLFYVALTRSEATLDLLTKAGEESAFLDEIDAYLARSESVVDPGEVGERVRITATVATLWDDPHESQAQAGLLEDENGRIKFVSWERTDPPVVAEGETYVFDEVEVSEYNGDREIHFTESMTIQKRERGDQ